Below is a window of Panthera leo isolate Ple1 chromosome B4, P.leo_Ple1_pat1.1, whole genome shotgun sequence DNA.
tccctctctctctgcccctccccacttgggcgttctgtctgtctgtctctctctctcttaaaagtaaacatttaaaaaaattttattaaaaaagtgaTTTATGAGAGAATGTGAACAAAACATTCCCATGGATAGACATGTATGTTCTAAGTGAGATGATTACTATAGTGACAAGTTGTTTAATCTTGTGAAAGTTCCCTCAACTATGtaccttcaaaatataaaatgtgaggGCAGCCTAAATCACTCCTATAAGATTTCAAACCCTATATTTAGAGTATCCATAATCCAGACTAGTTTTTATAATATTgaggtaaaagaaaaatcattagaatatttttatgtttttataaaaaagagaatagTTACAAGCTTAATCTTGAAACATTAGAAGAAATAGCTTCTGCTTAAATGTTaccaaaagacattttttataaTCCATTGCCTGTGATTGTGTATACTCAACAATAAAAGATCAATCTTTAACTTCAGATCATGTTATTACTTGAATGTAAGGTCCAATAGAAATTGGACAGAGTTGCTGAAGGGGAACATGTGTTTTTGGCTTTCATAGATTATTCACCATCATggacattttaagattttatattctaTCCTCAATcttcttttaactcttttattttctataggaGAACATACATTCTCTGTTCAAAAGTGGGGAAAAATGATCAGTGATGAAAAACCACACAGTACCCAAAGAATTCATTCTTCTAGGGCTATCCGATGACCCAGAGCTCCAgactgtgatttttctctttttaattatcaCATATCTATTAAGTGTCACTGGAAATTTGACCATCATCACTCTCACCTTGGTGGATTCCCATCTACAGACCCCTATGTATTTCTTCCTCAGGAACTTCTCTGTATTAGAAATATCCTTTACAACTGTCTGTATTCCTAGATTTCTGGGCACAATTATcaccagaaacaaaacaatttcatACAATAATTGCACTGCTCAGTTGTTTTTCGTCATCTTCATGGGTATAACTGAGTTTTATCTTCTAACTGCCATGTCCTATGATCGCTATGTAGCCATCTGTAAACCCCTACATTATACAACCATCATGAACAAGAGAGTCTGCATTTTACTTGTCTTTTGTGCTTGGCTGGCAGGATTCTTAAATATCTTCCCACCAgttattctttttctccagttAGATTACTGTGGCTCCAATGTCATCGATCACTTTGCTTGTGACTATTTTCCCCTCTTGCAGTTATCTTGCTCAGACACATGGCTCCTAGAAGTCATTGGCTTTTACTCTGCAATAGTCATACTGCTTTTCACTTTGGCATTAATAATTCTATCCTACATGTTCATCATTAGAACAATTCTGAAACTGCCTTCCGCCAGTCAgagaaaaaaggcattttctaCGTGTTCCTCTCACATGATTGTCATTTCCATCTCTTATGGAAGCTGCATATTCATGTATGCCAACCCTTCCGCAAAACAGAAGGCATCATTGACCAAAGGAGTAGCTATTCTGAATACCTCTGTGGCTCCTATGATGAATCCATTTGTATATACCCTGAGGAACCAGCAAGTAAAGCAAGCCTTTAAGGATACTGTCCAAAAGGTTATGTTTTTCTCCAGTAATTGAAGGCATTAGTAGCATTACAAGAATGAAGTGCTTGGAAATGCTTTCTATTATTCACACTTTCTCAAAACTCCCTTTCCTTTACTCGAGTTAtgtgttttcccctttttttccatCCCCCTATTAAAATTTCCCAATCATGGAACTCAATAAATTTGATAATGTGAATATCGTCTCAGAATTTTCTGTGCATTCAAAAgttttattcaaatgtatttggATGAAGTAATAAAATTGGGTTGATGATTATGATTTTGAATGGGAGTGGTTTGATTTTGAAGAGACATGGGCTTTAGGTTGATGGTAAGTGTGTAAGAGTACATGCAGATTTCTGAACTTTTCATTCTTACTAATAGAAATGAATGTCATTATAAAATTTTGATTCTATTTGTCATTTCCATGAAATCAATTCAACACAATCATCAGGGGattgggaataaaatatttatttaaaggttttaaaagattagaaactcatacatattaaaaatctttaactATTAATAATTAAGATGCTAATGAGGAAGGGGAGAAGCAAGAGAGACAGGAGTAgaagataacataaaattttccagCAATTCCTACACTCCAgatctattgttttctttgtattgaaACATCTAATCCTGACAAGAACTTTATGAGGTACTTTTAATTACTATTCTTTtcggggatgcctgggtggctcagccagttaagcatccaactttgtctcaggtcatgatcttgcagttcataagtTCTCCAGTAATTGAAGGCATTAATAGCATTAGAAAATgaagcccggtgtcgggctctgtgctgacagtttgtggagtctacagcctgcttcagattctgtgtctccctctctctctgcccctcccccattcacactctgtctctcactctctcaataataaataaaaaattaaaattaaaacacttgaAATTTCGACTCCACGTCacacaaagaaaactgaagcctAAAACAATCAAGTAACATCCAAAGTCACAAATGCTATTAAGTGGCTCATTTGCCTTTTCAGTCCATGTGTTCCTaatggcaaaagacataaatgttCTATGATAATAAACTCACCCTATAATGTCCTAAGCACAAGTTTATAGTAAGTTTATATGCCATAACTTTATTAActatttacttttccttccttgttcATATTTTAGATAGCTAGTTAATAAACCAAAAGCATGAGCCCTGTCATATGTAAGACATGCATCACTGGGTTCTAcgcctgaaaccaagactacactgtatgttaactaacttgaaaataaaaaaaaaaagaaagaaagaaaagaaaaacaaactaataaataataaaccaaaaGCATGAGGTTATATATTGATATTCAGCATAAACTCCTACAGAtatgattattactatttttgaaaacattattaaatgtGATTTGGTGATCTCTCTTTCCCTTGATCTCTTACTATACACAACTTTATGAATTCTAAAAACTGAATCTGCTCATctttaatgaaatgaataaatgtaaagtaTTCTGATTTCTCCAGGGAAATggtcacttaaaataattatgaagagAGTAAAAGACATTTCTTATAACTCTTCCAACCAACCAGTGAAGTCCACTGTAGAGATTTTGTTTAATTCAGGCAGAGAGAATGTTTCACATGAACTCTAATTTGtcaagaatgaatgaacagtACCAGAAGTGAATTTCAGTGTAACTATGAAGCTGAACTAGACGCTGCCCATAATTAACTGAAttaatttctattccttttttctaatatattaagtGGAACATGAACAACTCctttattaaacaatttaataaaggaaaaagacacaGGGTTACATGATCAGTAAAGCAAATTGCTTAGGAGACACTCTCTGAAAATGATGTCATTTAATGAGCTCTAACGAAAGAAGagataaatgagtaaatacataagatgaaaaaaaacactttgaataTTAATGCATTACTAAGGGAGACTTCCACCCAACACAAcagaaagaattatttaaaaaatttttatttcatttaaaacaccTGAGATGAAGCGGAACCACTCAAAAGGTCCTCTCTCAGACTGTTGAAGGGACACTATTTGGACTTTgattctcatgtatttttttttaaacagagtcaTTTTCTTACCTTGAGCATCAGTGAATTTGCCATTAACCAGTTTATCAGAGGGCCATTGCGAATATTTACTTGATGGTCAAGATTTAGGGAGGGCAGGATATCGAAATGTTTTAAGAACTAAAGCCATGAAGATGTTTTCTAGCCTTATTTGCCaatgttaaatgttatttttaaaattcaattttaaacaGCTCAGTGAATCACAGGAATCCTTAAAAGGCACATCAAACTTAATTGTGatgaaaagaatggaaggaaatgttTATCTTAACAGAATAAGCCATTACActtaactgaaataaatataattaaaatgtatatttttaatgtatattttcataaaaagtatgttatttttattgtattatttaatgTACATTTAGTTGGTGAGATAACTACATGAAGCTAAATTATtccaagagattttatttttattattttgtatttaaactttttttaatgcttatttatttttgagacagagagagagtgtgtgcaagtggcggggaggggcagagagagggagacagagaatccgatgcaggctctaCTCAGACGtcagagagcccgatgggggactcacactcaccaaccatgaggtcatgatctgagctgaagtcgggcacttaaccaactaagccacccaggcgcccttccaagAGATTTTAAATGCTGTAATTGGACCAGACATACAAGTGGGATTtaatctaacaacaacaacaacaacaacaacaacaacaacaacaacaacaaaaatagcttAAATATCTTAAACTGTTCCTAGGTAGGAATAATATTGTGGATGGTAGGGCTGTTATTCTAATACTGGTGTATGTGCAAcatgaggaaaagaagcaaatgaaaattaacGTGATATTACGATTTTATCTAATGCTATTCATAGCCAGGGTTCTAAtcatgaaataaaggaaatataaatgttCAACAGATAAAAGGGGGGGGCGAACCTAAAAGTATTGTAGTCTTAAGTTTGAATGATACATTTAAATTACGCTCatagacattttatttgaaaataaaatatatgtgtttgcTGGCCCTCTCCACTGAAAATACCTAGAAAGGATGATCGAACTCATAGTAATTATCACAGCTAGTGCCCAGATTCTTAATGTTCCTAATCAATCCCAGATTTCCTAATCAATGGAAGGAGGACTCTTTAGAGAAATGACTCAGTCCAGTTCTCATACAGAAAAGTATAGCATGAGCCTGGGGACACTTGTCATCCAAGGTGGGAAGGAAGTAATCAAAGAGGAAAAGTGTACTGCCCAAAAGGGAAGAGTTTTCCCCCAGCAGATGCACTCCAAAGAGATAGTGATCCCAATTTAACTCTCTCTTGAAATGTTTAAGTCAATCACTAATGTGACctacaacaaaagcaaaatttataaaGCCATGAATTCATAACAATACCCACAAAAAGATACTAGAAAACCAACCCTAACTACAGAATACATATAAAGTAGGCATTCACCTGGAAAATGACAGATTAAGAACAGAACCGTCTTGCAGTACATAATGAATTAATGATCCAGCCATTGATAAACAAAgcctgctaagaaaaaaaaaaaaaagaagaggaggaagaagaagaagaagacgacaaTTAGACATGTATGTCCTGCTAAATGTTTAAATTCCATCTCTAGAGTAGTCTTACAAAAAAACGTTCCCAAACCTAAACCTGGATTGAGCCTCTGAATCTAGCAACTAGAGGCAGTCATGAAGACGAGCTTGCAATCAAGTGAAGCATGACTGCACATTGCCCTCTATAAATAATAACAGATTTTCTTATTGCCTATTAGTTGGGCTTTTAGggtaaaaacaaaataccatttcaTTACTGCAACAAAACTGATCTATAAGATTAccatattatatacttgaaagttgcagaggggcgcctgggtggctcagtcagttaagtgtccgacttcggctcaggtcatgatctcacagcttatgagttcaagccctgtgtggggctctgtgctgacagctcagagcctggagcctgcttcagattctgtctctctctctctctgtccctcccctactcacgctctgtctctctctgtctctcaaaaacaaataaacatttaaaaaaattttttaaataaataaaagaaagttgctgagagagtaaaccttaaatgttctcaccacaaaaaaaagggtaaatataCGAGTGATAAATGTGTTAACTACGCCTATCCTGGTAATCATTTCATACATACAACTGTATAAAGTCAAAACATTGTACCCTTAACCTTACAcagtgttacatgtcaattatatctcaataaaactaaaaaaaaaaaaaaaaaaaaaaaaaaagtgatttggaCCAGGGTATCACTCTCTATGACATACAGCCACATCTGCAAAAATTCTCTTTTACTGAGCGCTCCTTTAACtaggataaataaatgaagtctACATGGTCATAAATTTGAGTTAGGCCTacctatttcttccattttttgccTACTCTGTTCTAATTCCCCTCTTCCAGTAAGTAATTCCCAAACAAATGTGCATCCCAGCTGTGATTTAGTTCTGCACTAGTGACTGtattatttgattatataaaatcgttatgtatattttacattaaatgcatgttttgttattttatttagatataaaacacatttaatattAAGTAGCtacggggcacctaggtggctcagttggttaatcagtgtaatagcattttttttaaatgtgagtatGATATGTGCATcataatagttattatttaatttagaatTATGAAATGGCCTTACTTCTCAATGTCTCAACACTAACAAAGCCtaagaataaacaacaacaaaaagggtaTATGTTCAAAAGTTCGTATTTCcagaagcttaaaaataaattagattctgagttttatttttgtaagaaagtcGGTTTCACAACTTTTTATTACTCATGAAATATTAGGTAATTGTGATTAAtggaagtaattattttatagaagacAACATTTCAGGTTCTCTGTGGGATATGAAGGTGAACATAACCATTCTCAAGGGAGATTCACCATACAGAAGAGCTAAAAGGCTACTGAGAAATGCAAGGCTTCCAGAAATCCCTCATGGTCTCCCATATAGCACAGATCTGGCCTGGCCTTGGCTTTGTTCCCAGGAGATCAACGAACAACTTTCTTTTGAGGTCAAAACAAGGAGACTTGGAAAATTTGAGCTATGAGTGCAACCAGACGGAAGCCAATTTTAAGAATCTGTCCTCAGAACCCAACGATGTTATatccctgtcatttctctctttaaatataGCTTTAAGTTTTTATATCAACATTATTGAAGAGGACTCTCATATtagttcaatatatttttaagctttctgacattgtatttttatttcctgaactATTTCCTTTGAGTCATCGAAAATAGAGACAAAACAAATCAAATCTGATCAGAGTGAACTTTGCTAAAGTCTGGCAAGGAAGCAATGAGGTGCATTCTAATCTTCACAGCCCAAATTGgactctttaaaatttaaaggagttAACTGTCATAATTTTACAAAACCAAATCTACAGCATAGCACAGCTGGGAATTAACTGAATAGGTTAGTACCAATGGTAGACATTCTTCTTTATGTTTCTGGAATATCCTTATGGATCAGAGGTCTCATGTAAAACATAAGTGTGAGGCAGAATTACAAGAGAATCAAACACTTTTTCATAAAGCTAATAGCTCAGAAGGAAGATTCAAACAGAATATAGAACCGACAGAGCTACTAAGATCTGAGGCAACTAGTTACTTTCCCAGTTTGTACCACAGTGTAATacacaaaatggataaataatgtATGTCCCTTTAAgctcaaaagtaaaaatgtttctatatgtACATTTCTAGCAAGTCACAGAAGATGTCAAACATTAATGATTTCAGTGGAATTACAAGACAAACCAGTGAGTATGTtctctgttaaataaaataattaggttatttattcaatcatatagtaaatacatatg
It encodes the following:
- the LOC122223621 gene encoding olfactory receptor 6C3-like translates to MKNHTVPKEFILLGLSDDPELQTVIFLFLIITYLLSVTGNLTIITLTLVDSHLQTPMYFFLRNFSVLEISFTTVCIPRFLGTIITRNKTISYNNCTAQLFFVIFMGITEFYLLTAMSYDRYVAICKPLHYTTIMNKRVCILLVFCAWLAGFLNIFPPVILFLQLDYCGSNVIDHFACDYFPLLQLSCSDTWLLEVIGFYSAIVILLFTLALIILSYMFIIRTILKLPSASQRKKAFSTCSSHMIVISISYGSCIFMYANPSAKQKASLTKGVAILNTSVAPMMNPFVYTLRNQQVKQAFKDTVQKVMFFSSN